In Romboutsia lituseburensis, a genomic segment contains:
- a CDS encoding YebC/PmpR family DNA-binding transcriptional regulator, whose amino-acid sequence MGRIGNIINKKGKQDAKRAKIFTKHARAIAVAAKEGGGNPDYNANLKTAIEKAKADNMPNDNIDRAIAKGAGAGANENYETIVYEGYGPGGVAVIVETLTDNKNRTAGNVRYYFDKNGGNLGTSGCVSFMFDNKGQILIEANDEVSEEELMDVALEAGAEDFITEEDGYEVVTTPEDFSAVRDALQAKGYEFISADVKLIPQTTAELTDEAQLKNMNKLVDMLEDDDDVQNIFHNWEINE is encoded by the coding sequence ATGGGACGTATAGGAAATATAATCAATAAAAAAGGTAAACAAGACGCAAAAAGAGCAAAAATATTTACTAAACATGCTAGAGCAATAGCAGTTGCAGCTAAAGAGGGTGGAGGAAACCCAGATTACAATGCAAACTTAAAGACAGCAATAGAAAAAGCTAAAGCTGATAATATGCCAAATGACAACATAGACAGAGCTATAGCAAAAGGAGCTGGAGCTGGAGCTAACGAAAATTACGAAACTATAGTTTATGAAGGATATGGACCAGGAGGAGTTGCAGTTATAGTTGAAACTTTAACTGATAATAAAAATAGAACTGCTGGAAATGTAAGATACTACTTCGATAAAAATGGTGGTAACCTAGGTACTAGTGGATGTGTATCATTCATGTTCGATAATAAAGGACAAATATTAATAGAGGCTAATGATGAAGTTTCAGAAGAAGAATTAATGGACGTAGCTTTAGAAGCAGGAGCGGAAGATTTCATAACTGAAGAAGATGGATATGAAGTAGTAACTACACCAGAAGATTTTAGTGCAGTTAGAGATGCATTACAAGCTAAAGGATATGAGTTTATATCTGCGGATGTAAAATTAATCCCTCAAACAACTGCCGAATTAACTGATGAAGCTCAATTAAAGAATATGAATAAACTAGTAGATATGCTTGAAGATGATGATGATGTTCAAAATATCTTCCATAACTGGGAAATAAACGAATAA
- a CDS encoding DUF1540 domain-containing protein, whose translation MSSINCNVMNCSHNDSGTCYANKISINGKKSRTSTHTCCGSFLDAANYSNLTNNTEGNGPCSFVGCNVKTCTHNAGTVCALNNIAVTSSAPKANLYSETYCSSFKCK comes from the coding sequence ATGTCAAGTATAAACTGTAATGTAATGAACTGTTCTCACAATGATAGTGGGACTTGTTACGCAAATAAAATTTCTATAAATGGTAAAAAATCTCGTACTAGTACTCATACTTGTTGTGGGTCATTTTTAGATGCTGCTAATTACAGCAATCTAACTAATAATACAGAAGGAAATGGACCATGTTCATTTGTTGGATGTAACGTTAAAACTTGTACTCATAATGCTGGTACTGTATGTGCGCTTAACAATATAGCTGTAACTTCTAGTGCCCCAAAAGCCAATCTTTATTCAGAGACATATTGTTCTAGCTTTAAGTGCAAATAG
- the ruvC gene encoding crossover junction endodeoxyribonuclease RuvC, producing the protein MIILGIDPGIAIVGFGIIEYKNSKFRVIDYGAVTTPAGMDILKRLELVYKGIDLIIKKYNVDEVGIEELFFNKNVKTAITVAQARGVTMLACAHNDKPVYEYTPLQVKQGVVGYGRAQKAQVQQMVTSFLNLKQVPKPDDVADALAVAICHAHANKLEKTLKNIGGKYV; encoded by the coding sequence TTGATAATATTAGGCATAGACCCAGGAATAGCAATAGTTGGGTTTGGGATAATAGAGTATAAGAATTCTAAGTTTAGGGTAATAGACTATGGTGCAGTTACGACACCTGCAGGTATGGATATTTTAAAACGCTTAGAACTTGTTTATAAAGGAATTGATCTTATAATAAAAAAATACAATGTGGACGAAGTCGGAATAGAAGAGCTGTTCTTTAATAAAAATGTAAAAACAGCAATAACAGTAGCTCAAGCTAGAGGAGTTACAATGCTTGCATGTGCACATAACGATAAACCTGTTTATGAGTATACTCCACTTCAAGTAAAGCAGGGTGTTGTAGGTTATGGTAGAGCTCAAAAAGCTCAAGTACAACAAATGGTAACATCATTTTTAAATTTAAAGCAAGTACCAAAACCAGATGACGTAGCAGATGCACTAGCTGTAGCTATATGTCATGCTCATGCTAATAAATTAGAGAAAACTCTTAAAAATATAGGGGGTAAATATGTATAG
- the ruvB gene encoding Holliday junction branch migration DNA helicase RuvB translates to MFDFEDENRIITSTMKNEDVDIENSLRPKSLDDYLGQEKAKEQLKIFIEAAKSRNEQLDHVLLYGPPGLGKTTLSNIIANEMGVNLRITSGPAIERAGDLAAILTNLNENDVLFIDEIHRINRTVEEVLYPAMEDFCLDIIIGKGPSARSIRLDLPKFTLIGATTRAGMLTNPLRDRFGVICKLDYYTVDELAQIVIRSAEILGANIEVGGATEIARRSRGTPRIANRLLKRVRDYAQVRADGDITDDVAQKALELLGVDNLGLDYVDEKLLMTIIEKFRGGPVGLDTLAASIGEDRNTIEDVYEPYLLQLGFINRGPRGRIAMPLAYEHLNIPYPSK, encoded by the coding sequence ATGTTCGATTTTGAAGATGAAAATAGAATAATTACATCTACAATGAAAAACGAAGATGTTGATATAGAAAATAGTCTAAGACCTAAATCACTAGATGATTACTTAGGACAAGAAAAAGCTAAAGAACAATTAAAAATATTTATCGAAGCGGCGAAATCAAGGAATGAACAATTAGATCATGTCCTTTTATACGGTCCTCCAGGACTTGGTAAAACAACATTATCAAATATAATAGCTAATGAAATGGGTGTTAATTTAAGAATTACTTCAGGGCCTGCTATTGAAAGAGCAGGAGACCTGGCGGCAATACTTACTAATTTAAATGAAAATGACGTTTTATTTATAGATGAAATACATCGTATAAATAGAACTGTAGAAGAAGTTTTATATCCAGCTATGGAAGATTTTTGTTTGGATATAATAATAGGTAAAGGACCTTCAGCAAGAAGTATAAGATTAGATTTACCTAAGTTTACATTAATAGGTGCAACTACTAGAGCTGGTATGCTTACAAATCCATTAAGAGATAGATTTGGAGTGATTTGCAAGCTAGATTATTATACAGTTGATGAACTAGCTCAAATAGTAATCAGGTCTGCAGAGATACTAGGAGCAAACATAGAAGTAGGTGGAGCTACAGAGATTGCTAGAAGGTCTAGAGGAACACCAAGGATAGCTAATAGATTGTTAAAAAGAGTCAGAGATTATGCACAAGTAAGAGCTGATGGAGATATAACAGATGATGTGGCACAAAAGGCTTTAGAACTTCTAGGTGTAGACAACTTAGGATTAGACTATGTAGATGAAAAATTATTAATGACTATCATAGAAAAGTTTAGAGGTGGTCCTGTTGGATTAGATACTCTAGCGGCTTCAATAGGTGAAGATAGAAATACTATAGAAGATGTTTATGAACCATATTTATTACAATTAGGATTTATAAACAGAGGACCTAGAGGTAGAATTGCTATGCCATTAGCATATGAACATTTAAATATACCGTATCCAAGCAAGTAA
- a CDS encoding ComEC/Rec2 family competence protein: MRKDIKEEKTLYKKTMNNKLKNILCIMLIIALGYLQTGCQSVDSNSSNSSNRNVSINKSDDAQIHFIDTGNSDAILIIKNDKAALIDGGDNDDEKRVVNYLKNQSIKELEYVFATHPHADHIGGLDAVVDSIKVNHLYVSNGDVETKSYRDFIEAAANKGLSPSVPLLNSEFKLGNSLFKVLSVANTDDPNNNSIVLSYTNDNDKILLMGDAEADIEKNLSPGDVDLIKIGHHGSHSSSTREFIEKTNPEYAVILVGEDNKYGHPHKETMDLLKEKSIEVHRSDECKDIIFTSTGNGLKVDCKKGSYNSGKNYKYNKNTTYNKEKVVTQETNVSPSISKENTESEKQKVKDIANVDKVYWSAKGKKYHSDPTCSSMKNPISGTIEESKRSACSVCY; encoded by the coding sequence ATGAGAAAGGACATTAAAGAGGAAAAGACCCTTTATAAAAAAACTATGAACAATAAATTAAAAAATATATTATGTATAATGCTAATAATAGCACTTGGTTATTTGCAAACTGGATGCCAGTCTGTAGATAGTAATTCAAGTAACTCATCAAATCGTAATGTATCAATAAATAAAAGTGATGATGCACAAATACATTTTATAGATACGGGAAATTCAGATGCTATTTTAATTATAAAAAATGATAAAGCAGCTTTGATAGATGGTGGCGATAACGATGATGAAAAAAGAGTAGTAAATTATCTTAAAAATCAGAGTATAAAAGAATTAGAATATGTATTTGCAACGCATCCACATGCAGACCATATAGGTGGATTAGACGCAGTAGTAGATTCTATAAAAGTTAATCATTTATATGTAAGTAATGGAGATGTAGAAACTAAAAGTTATAGAGATTTCATAGAAGCTGCTGCTAATAAAGGATTATCACCGAGTGTTCCATTATTAAATAGTGAATTTAAATTAGGAAATTCACTATTTAAGGTTTTATCGGTAGCGAATACAGATGACCCTAATAATAATTCTATAGTCCTATCATATACAAATGATAATGATAAAATTTTATTAATGGGTGATGCAGAAGCAGATATTGAAAAAAATTTAAGCCCAGGAGATGTTGATTTAATAAAAATAGGCCATCATGGTTCTCATAGCAGTTCGACTAGAGAGTTTATAGAAAAAACAAATCCAGAATATGCAGTTATACTGGTTGGTGAAGATAATAAGTATGGACACCCACATAAAGAAACAATGGATTTATTAAAAGAAAAATCTATAGAAGTTCATAGAAGTGATGAATGTAAGGATATAATATTTACTTCAACAGGAAATGGACTAAAAGTAGATTGCAAAAAAGGTAGTTATAATTCAGGGAAGAATTATAAATATAATAAAAATACTACTTATAACAAAGAAAAAGTTGTAACTCAAGAAACAAATGTATCTCCGAGTATTAGTAAGGAAAATACAGAAAGTGAAAAGCAGAAAGTAAAAGATATAGCTAATGTTGATAAAGTGTATTGGAGTGCTAAAGGTAAAAAATATCATAGCGATCCAACCTGTTCAAGTATGAAAAATCCTATCTCAGGTACGATTGAAGAAAGTAAAAGATCTGCTTGTAGTGTTTGTTATTAA
- a CDS encoding phosphate-starvation-inducible PsiE family protein, which yields MKNLDKNNLSLRIAYIFESILAMVVLIAVFLGTIDVLRMIWKAYIVEFQTPVQYSQLNDLLGQILLLVIGVELVVMLSLHLPGALIEVLLYAIARKMLLLPKSEGMADVLIGVIAIAGIFAIRKYLVSNDNSNINVTSIHYEECEEGQSCEECEACREKKLQAEKLKH from the coding sequence ATGAAAAATTTAGATAAAAATAATTTATCATTAAGAATAGCGTATATATTTGAATCTATTTTAGCAATGGTAGTTTTAATTGCTGTATTTTTAGGGACTATAGATGTCCTAAGGATGATATGGAAAGCTTATATAGTCGAGTTTCAAACTCCAGTACAATATAGTCAGCTTAATGACCTATTAGGTCAAATACTACTGCTAGTAATAGGTGTAGAGTTGGTTGTTATGCTATCTCTTCATCTTCCTGGTGCATTAATAGAAGTTTTATTATATGCCATAGCAAGAAAAATGTTATTGCTTCCAAAAAGCGAAGGTATGGCGGATGTTTTAATAGGAGTAATAGCAATAGCTGGAATATTTGCAATACGAAAATATTTAGTAAGTAACGATAATAGCAATATTAATGTCACGAGCATTCATTATGAAGAATGCGAAGAAGGACAAAGTTGTGAAGAATGTGAAGCTTGTAGAGAGAAAAAACTACAAGCAGAAAAATTAAAACATTAA
- the ruvA gene encoding Holliday junction branch migration protein RuvA: MYSYIKGTIEEIYLDSIVIENNNIGYKINASSNTIKDLQMGKMAKIYTKLIVREDDMSLCGFSTKEEMQMFELLTSVSKIGPKVGLGILSFGTPGQLGAYILSEDIVKLSKAPGVGKKTAERIVLELKDKIDKNNIEFEPTLLTQAPIAVSKDEAVDALLALGYSSQEAKEAVDKCKKDGLNTEDIIKKSLTYIMSKSLR, from the coding sequence ATGTATAGTTATATAAAAGGAACTATTGAAGAAATATATTTAGATAGTATAGTAATAGAAAATAATAATATAGGATATAAAATAAATGCGTCATCAAATACAATTAAAGATTTACAAATGGGAAAGATGGCAAAAATATATACTAAGTTAATTGTTAGAGAAGATGATATGAGCCTTTGTGGATTTTCTACAAAAGAAGAAATGCAAATGTTTGAACTACTAACTTCTGTTTCAAAAATAGGTCCTAAGGTAGGCTTAGGAATTTTATCTTTTGGTACTCCAGGTCAGTTAGGTGCTTACATATTAAGTGAAGATATTGTTAAGTTATCTAAAGCACCTGGTGTAGGTAAAAAAACAGCGGAAAGAATAGTGTTAGAATTAAAAGATAAAATAGATAAAAATAATATTGAATTTGAACCTACACTGCTTACACAGGCTCCTATAGCTGTATCGAAAGATGAAGCAGTAGATGCTTTATTAGCACTTGGTTATTCTTCACAAGAAGCTAAAGAGGCAGTAGATAAGTGTAAAAAAGATGGATTAAACACAGAAGATATAATAAAGAAGTCTTTAACATATATAATGAGTAAATCTTTAAGGTAA
- the nadE gene encoding NAD(+) synthase, with protein MIDINVKIDKTVDWLREKVKEANCKGLVVGVSGGIDSAVVAYLIKKAFPQDSMGVIMSIKSNPNDREDALKVINGCDIEYLDLDLTEAQNLVLNTVTDKLKEKNLYKEEYLRMTDANLRARVRMSTVYTVANNLGYLVVGTDNAAEIHTGYFTKYGDGGVDLVPLANLTKRDVYEWAKALGVHADVINKSPSAGLWEGQTDEIEMGTTYDMIDAVVEGRLDEVPQKDKEIIERLHRISEHKRHIAPKPPKF; from the coding sequence ATGATAGATATAAATGTGAAAATAGATAAGACAGTTGATTGGCTAAGAGAAAAAGTTAAAGAAGCAAATTGTAAGGGGTTAGTAGTAGGTGTATCTGGAGGGATAGATTCAGCAGTAGTTGCGTATCTTATAAAAAAAGCATTTCCTCAAGATTCTATGGGAGTAATAATGAGTATAAAAAGTAATCCAAATGACAGAGAGGATGCTTTAAAAGTTATAAATGGATGTGATATAGAATACTTAGATTTAGATCTAACAGAAGCTCAAAATTTAGTACTAAATACAGTAACTGATAAATTAAAAGAAAAGAACTTATATAAAGAAGAATATTTAAGAATGACAGATGCAAATTTAAGAGCTAGAGTTAGAATGAGTACTGTGTATACTGTAGCTAATAATTTAGGATACTTAGTAGTAGGAACTGATAATGCAGCTGAAATACATACAGGATATTTTACTAAATATGGAGATGGAGGCGTTGATTTAGTACCTCTAGCTAATCTTACAAAGAGAGATGTATATGAATGGGCAAAGGCATTAGGGGTACACGCAGATGTTATAAATAAATCTCCATCAGCAGGACTTTGGGAAGGCCAAACTGATGAAATTGAAATGGGTACAACTTATGATATGATAGATGCAGTAGTTGAAGGAAGATTAGACGAAGTGCCTCAAAAAGATAAGGAAATTATAGAAAGATTACATAGAATAAGTGAACATAAAAGACATATAGCGCCAAAACCGCCTAAGTTCTAA
- a CDS encoding sulfite exporter TauE/SafE family protein, whose product MLFAIIGFFAGIIGGMGMGGGTILIPALILFAGIDPKIAQSINLISSIPMTIIALIIHIKNKNVVLKLVIPIALFGVLSALCGSFVANYLPPQILKRVFGLFLLVVGLIEVKKGFSSPKNKNCPK is encoded by the coding sequence ATGTTATTTGCTATAATTGGTTTTTTTGCTGGGATAATTGGAGGTATGGGAATGGGTGGGGGTACTATTTTAATTCCTGCTCTAATTCTATTTGCAGGAATCGACCCTAAGATAGCTCAAAGTATTAACTTAATATCGTCTATTCCGATGACTATAATAGCACTTATTATACATATAAAAAATAAAAATGTAGTTTTAAAATTAGTAATTCCAATAGCATTATTTGGAGTTTTAAGTGCTCTTTGCGGATCATTCGTTGCTAACTACTTACCTCCTCAAATTTTAAAAAGAGTATTTGGGCTATTTTTACTAGTCGTTGGCCTTATAGAAGTAAAAAAGGGATTTAGTTCGCCTAAAAATAAAAATTGCCCTAAATAA
- a CDS encoding sulfite exporter TauE/SafE family protein, whose product MENNKFGFSLKNTFIGLFTGFINGVFGSGGGTLLVPILNNIVKVEEHKSHATALAIIIFLTSASSVVYISKGTYDIGITFKVAVGSIIGGIIGAKILCKVTGKFLRISFGLIMIIAALRMVF is encoded by the coding sequence GTGGAAAATAATAAATTTGGATTTAGCTTAAAAAACACCTTTATTGGCTTATTTACAGGTTTTATTAATGGTGTATTTGGTTCTGGAGGTGGAACTCTTCTAGTTCCAATTTTAAATAATATTGTAAAAGTAGAAGAACATAAATCTCATGCTACTGCTCTCGCTATAATAATATTTTTGACTAGTGCAAGTTCCGTAGTGTATATATCTAAAGGTACTTATGATATAGGAATTACATTTAAAGTAGCGGTCGGAAGTATCATCGGTGGTATTATCGGCGCTAAAATTTTATGTAAAGTTACTGGTAAGTTTTTAAGAATTTCTTTTGGTTTAATTATGATTATTGCTGCGTTAAGGATGGTGTTTTAA
- the queA gene encoding tRNA preQ1(34) S-adenosylmethionine ribosyltransferase-isomerase QueA, with product MKTSDFYFDLPEELIAQVPIKDRSSSKLMVLDKETGEIEHKIFKDVINYLNPGDCLVLNNTRVIPARLIGEKLDTGGKIEFLLLKRTEEDTWQALVKPGKRAKIGTKFSFGNGKLIGEVVGLAEEGSRIIKFHYEGIFEEVLDELGNMPLPPYITERLEERERYQTVYSKHNGSAAAPTAGLHFTEELLNQIKAKGVDIAFVTLHVGLGTFRPVKVDDVLNHEMHSEYYVVDKEASEKINKAKANGNKVICVGTTSCRTVESASNEDGSINECSGWTNIFIYPGYKFKVVDKLITNFHLPESTLIMLVSALCSKESTLNAYDVAVQERYRFFSFGDAMIIK from the coding sequence TTGAAGACGAGTGACTTTTACTTTGACCTACCAGAAGAATTAATTGCTCAAGTTCCTATAAAAGATAGATCTAGTTCTAAATTAATGGTACTAGACAAGGAAACAGGAGAAATAGAGCATAAAATTTTCAAAGATGTAATAAATTATTTAAATCCAGGAGACTGTTTAGTTCTTAATAATACTAGAGTAATACCAGCTAGATTGATCGGAGAGAAACTAGATACTGGAGGAAAGATAGAATTTTTACTGTTAAAAAGAACAGAAGAAGATACTTGGCAAGCATTAGTTAAGCCAGGTAAAAGAGCTAAAATAGGAACTAAGTTTTCATTTGGTAATGGAAAGCTTATAGGAGAAGTAGTTGGATTAGCAGAAGAAGGGTCTAGAATAATCAAGTTCCATTATGAAGGAATATTTGAAGAAGTTTTAGATGAATTAGGAAATATGCCTCTACCTCCATATATAACAGAGAGATTAGAAGAAAGAGAAAGATATCAAACTGTATATTCTAAACATAATGGTTCAGCAGCAGCACCGACTGCAGGGTTACACTTTACAGAAGAGTTATTAAATCAAATAAAAGCAAAAGGTGTTGATATTGCCTTTGTAACTTTACATGTTGGTTTAGGTACTTTTAGACCAGTTAAAGTTGACGATGTTTTAAACCATGAAATGCATTCAGAATATTATGTGGTTGATAAAGAAGCAAGTGAAAAAATAAATAAAGCGAAAGCTAATGGAAATAAAGTTATATGCGTAGGTACTACTAGTTGTAGAACAGTAGAATCAGCAAGCAATGAAGATGGATCTATAAATGAATGTAGTGGTTGGACAAATATATTTATTTATCCAGGATATAAGTTTAAAGTAGTAGATAAACTTATAACTAACTTCCATCTGCCTGAATCTACATTAATAATGCTAGTAAGTGCCCTTTGTTCAAAAGAAAGTACACTTAATGCATATGATGTTGCAGTACAAGAAAGATACAGATTTTTCAGTTTTGGAGATGCTATGATTATAAAATAG
- a CDS encoding YigZ family protein, translated as MSTYKTLHDFGSDEIIIEKSTFIGYAKPIKTEEEAVEFINEIKKKHKDATHNVWAYTVGKNMNIQRYSDDGEPQGTAGIPTLEVIKKEDLRDVVVVVTRYFGGIKLGAGGLVRTYTKGAKVGLEAAKIIEKVMYQEVKIKIDYNQLGKIQNEIMNMGYFVKDTIYEENVEIIVYSRINEVDDLTSKMIDVTSATAEIVLGEEFYLSEQDGKIII; from the coding sequence ATGAGTACATATAAGACACTACATGATTTTGGTTCGGATGAAATTATAATAGAAAAATCAACATTTATAGGTTATGCAAAACCTATAAAAACAGAAGAAGAAGCAGTCGAATTTATAAATGAAATAAAGAAAAAACATAAAGATGCAACACATAATGTATGGGCTTATACAGTTGGAAAAAATATGAATATACAAAGGTATAGTGATGATGGTGAACCACAAGGAACAGCTGGTATACCTACATTAGAAGTTATAAAAAAAGAAGATTTAAGAGATGTAGTAGTTGTAGTAACTAGATACTTTGGTGGTATAAAATTAGGTGCAGGGGGATTAGTTAGAACATATACTAAAGGAGCAAAAGTAGGATTAGAGGCAGCTAAAATAATTGAAAAAGTAATGTACCAAGAAGTTAAAATAAAGATAGATTATAATCAGCTTGGAAAAATACAAAATGAAATAATGAATATGGGGTATTTTGTGAAAGATACTATTTATGAAGAAAATGTAGAAATAATAGTATATTCAAGAATTAATGAAGTAGATGATTTAACATCAAAAATGATAGATGTGACAAGTGCTACAGCTGAAATTGTTTTAGGTGAAGAATTTTATTTATCAGAGCAGGATGGAAAAATAATTATTTAA